The DNA sequence CGGCGGCACCACGGACGGCGCCACAGTGCCCGCCGTGGCCGCCGCACTGCGTGCCCACGGCGCCGAGACCATCACGCTCGCCCCGGACACCACACCGTCAAACGAGGCGACCCGGGCCCGGCGGATGGCCGGGGCCGTCGCCGGACGGCCGGTCGCGGGGGTGCTCTCCCTGATGGCCGTGGACGACGGCCGGCCACCGGCCGAGGACGGACGGAGCCCGGCGCTCGGCACCACCGTCGAGTTGTTCGGGACGCTGCGGCGGGCCGGGATCGAGGCCCCGGTGTGGCTGGCCACCCGCGGTGGCGTCAGCGTCGACCTGGGCGATCCGATGTGCCGTCCGGAGCAGGCCGCGCTGTGGGGTCTGGGCGGTGCGCTGGCGGTGGAGCGGCCGCGCTGCCGGGGCGGGCTGGTCGATCTGCCGGCCAGGTTCGACGACCGGGCGGGACGGCGGCTCGCCGGGGTCCTGGCCGGGTCACACGGCGAGGCGGAGGTGGCCGTGCGGGCCGACGGCTGCTTCGCCCGGCGCCTGGTGCGCGACGTACCCACGCTCCCCGTCTCCCCTGTCCGGCGGTTCCGGGGAACGGCCCTCATCACGGGTGCCGCCTCCGCTCTGGGCGGGCACACCGCCCGCTGGGCGGCCGAGGCGGGCGCCGAACACCTCCTGCTCATCGACACCGCGCCACCGGCCGCCGCCCTGACGGACGAGCTGCGCGCCTCGGGCGTACGGGTGTCCGTCGCCACCGTGGACGTGGCCGATCCGAAGGCGCTCGCCGCGGCCGTCGCGGGCATTCCGGCGGACCTCCCGCTGACGGCGGTGCTGTATCTCACGGCGCCGCTTTCCGAAGAGACGGGGCAGCTGGAGGTGGCGCGGATCGAGCGTGAGTGGGCGGCGACGGTGGCGGGCGCGGTCAACCTCTGTGCCCTCGCCGACGGCCATGAGCTGTCGGCCTTGGTGCTCGGCTCCTCGGTGACGGGCGTCCTGCCCAGCCCGGGACTGGGCAACCAGGCGCCGGCCCACGCCTACGTGAGCGCGCTCGCCCAGGAGTGCCGGGCCCGGGGCGTTCCGGCGACCTCGGTGTGCTGGGGTTCGATCGACGATCCCGACACGGCCGTCGGCGCCGCCAAGCAACTCCGGAGCAACGGGATGTCCGCACTGCCGCAGCGCTCGGCCGCCGCCCTGCTGCGGCAGGCGGTCACGGCGGACACGGCGTGCGTGGTCATCGCGGACATCGACTGGACCTGGATGCGCGCACACGCCGCGGAGCTGGGCACGCATCGGCTCTTCGACGACCTTTCCGGCCTTCGGCCACGCCGCACACACACCGCGGTCGGTGACCACGCCGACCAGCCCCAACCAGGCGGGAGCATCCGATGAACTCACACACCACAGTCAACAACCACCCCAGCGGCGACGCCGCCGGCCCCCAAGGAGACGGATCCGCGATGCACACGGACAACAGCGAGAGCGCACTCGACGGGACGGCGCTGCACCAGGCGCTCGCCATCGCCACGGCCGAGGAGCGCGAGGACATCATGCGGGAGACGGTACGCGCGCAGCTCGCCGACATCCTCGCACCCGCCGCGATCGACGACGACAGCAACTTCCTGGAGAGCGGGCTCACCTCGCTGACCGCTCTGGAACTGACGCGCAATCTGATGACGCTCACCGACGTGGAGATCCCCCTCGTCGCCATTCTGGAGTACGCCACCCCCGCCCAGCTCGGCCACTACCTCGCCGAGGCGTACGCCGCGGTCAACACCGGTGACAGCGCCACCGCGTAGTCCAGCCCCGGGATGGCACAGCGCCGCGCGGGAGGGGGAGGTCCCCCCTCCCGCGCGGCGCTTCCCGGTATTGCCACGCGGCCGAGCCAGGGGTCAGAACGCGCACTCCACATGCTTGATGGCCTCCACGAAGCTGGCCACCAGCCGCCGCGGCTCCCCCACCGTACGGATCTCCGGCAGCCGGCTGAACAACTCGCGGAAGAGGACGGTGACCTCCATCCGGGCGAGATGGGCGCCCAGGCAGAAGTGCGGTCCGACCGACCCGAAGGTCAGATGCGGATTGGGGTCCCGGGTGATGTCGAACCGATAGGGGTCGGTGAAGACCGCCTCGTCCCGGTTGGCGGACCAGTAGAAGAGCAGCAGCTTGTCGCCCTCCTGGAAGCGGTGGCCGTTCATCTCGCAGTCCCGGGTGACGGTCCTGCGCATCCAGTTGATGGGGGTCGCGACCCGCAGGATCTCCTCGACCGCGCGCGGCGCGTACGCCTCGAAGTCGGAGAGCAGCAGCTTCCGCTGCTCCGGATGCTCGGTGAGCAGCACCAGACCACGCGAGATCGCGTTGCGGGTCGTCTCCATGCCGGCGACGACGAGCAGGATGAAGAACGAGGAGAGTTCCTCGGGGCTGAGCCGCTCACCGTCGATCTGCGCCTGCACCAGCCGGGTGATCAGGTCCCCCGTGGGGTTGCGGACGCGGTCGGCGGCGAGCCGCGAGATGTAATCGGCCAACTCGTGTGAGGTCTTCAGCAGGGCGGCGGTGGCCTGATCGGCCCGGGGCACGTATTCGGGGTCGAAGGTGCCTACGATGATGTTGGACCGGTCGTAAATGAACTCGTAGTCGTCGCTGGGAATTCCCATCATTCCGCTGAGCACCGCGATCGGCATGACCGCGGCGACCTTCCGGACGAAATCGCCAGGACCTTCCGCGACAAGGTCGTCGACAATCTTCCGGGCCGCCTTGTGGGACGCCGCCTCGAACTCGGCGGCCATTCCACGGCCGAACGCACGGGAGACCAGCCGGCGCAGCCGGGCGTGCTGGGGATTGTCCATATTGATCATCGACCCGAAGAAAGCGTTGAACTCCTTTGGCAGATCGATGATGCTGATCGCGGTGGGCAGGGAGCCGAAGTCCTGCGGGCGCCGGCTCACCTCGGCGATGTCCGCGTGCCTGACCAGCGCGTAGTAGCCGGACCCGCGCCCGAACCCGGGCATGACCGGCTCACGGAAGCGTACGGGCCGCGGTCGTCGGCGCAGCGCCGCGAAAGCGGCGTCACGATCGCCGTAGGGCCGTGCCCAGAAGGACAAGTCGGTGAGGTCGATGTTGTCGACATGGTCGAACCTGGATTCCGGGGGATACACGGCGCCTCACTTCAGCTCGGGATCTACGGTCGGCGATGGGGGTGGGCCGGCATTAGGCATGAATCGCCCGGCGGATCAGCATCTCGCATTCCGCTTAAGTGCCGCTAATCCGCGCGCACTTCATCTCCACGGCCGTCGAACCGGAATGGGCGGCCCGGCTAGAATTCCATTATGGATCTTTCCGTGCCCGTAACCGACGATGTGACATTGCATGTCCGGCACCGGCCGGGAACGGCGCCGTCCCCGGGGTCGCTTCCCTTTCTCCTGGTCCATGGCATGGCGTCGAGCGCCCGGCTGTGGGACGAGGTCGCCGACCATCTGGCCGCCGCGGGCCATGCGGTGTACGCGGTGGATCTGCGCGGCCACGGCGACTCCGATACGCCGGAGACCGGGTACGACACCCCGACCGCGGTCGCGGACCTGGTGGCGGTGGCCGCCGCCCTCGGGCTGGACCGGGTGGTGGTGGCCGGTCACTCGTGGGGCGGCAATGTCTCGGTGCGGCTGACCGCCGAACACCCGGAACTGGTCGCCGCGCTGGCCCTCGTGGACGGCGGCTGGCTGGAGCCGGCCACGTCGTTCCCCTCCTGGGACGCGTTCGTCGGGGCGTTGCGGCCGGCGTCCCTGGAGGGCGCCACCGTGCAGAGCGTGAG is a window from the Streptomyces luomodiensis genome containing:
- a CDS encoding alpha/beta fold hydrolase, yielding MDLSVPVTDDVTLHVRHRPGTAPSPGSLPFLLVHGMASSARLWDEVADHLAAAGHAVYAVDLRGHGDSDTPETGYDTPTAVADLVAVAAALGLDRVVVAGHSWGGNVSVRLTAEHPELVAALALVDGGWLEPATSFPSWDAFVGALRPASLEGATVQSVSDYFRAIHPDWSPAAIEAAVATMRVNPDGSLSRRMSTEQHMSILRSIWNEPPGPWYAAIAVPTLLMPAIPKGADGKWADRIRSRIRETTAELRHATMREYRDSEHDLHAQHPRRVAEDLLGLAHGVQPVRTAR
- a CDS encoding cytochrome P450 codes for the protein MYPPESRFDHVDNIDLTDLSFWARPYGDRDAAFAALRRRPRPVRFREPVMPGFGRGSGYYALVRHADIAEVSRRPQDFGSLPTAISIIDLPKEFNAFFGSMINMDNPQHARLRRLVSRAFGRGMAAEFEAASHKAARKIVDDLVAEGPGDFVRKVAAVMPIAVLSGMMGIPSDDYEFIYDRSNIIVGTFDPEYVPRADQATAALLKTSHELADYISRLAADRVRNPTGDLITRLVQAQIDGERLSPEELSSFFILLVVAGMETTRNAISRGLVLLTEHPEQRKLLLSDFEAYAPRAVEEILRVATPINWMRRTVTRDCEMNGHRFQEGDKLLLFYWSANRDEAVFTDPYRFDITRDPNPHLTFGSVGPHFCLGAHLARMEVTVLFRELFSRLPEIRTVGEPRRLVASFVEAIKHVECAF
- a CDS encoding acyl carrier protein; this translates as MNSHTTVNNHPSGDAAGPQGDGSAMHTDNSESALDGTALHQALAIATAEEREDIMRETVRAQLADILAPAAIDDDSNFLESGLTSLTALELTRNLMTLTDVEIPLVAILEYATPAQLGHYLAEAYAAVNTGDSATA